Within the Burkholderia sp. NRF60-BP8 genome, the region GCGCCTACATTACCACCATGGCGCGCCGAATGGCGGCTGCGCGACGGCGGAACGAGAGCAAGGAGCGGATCGTGACTGTAGAAAAAGTGGCGTTGATCACGGCGGCGGGCAAGGGCATGGGCGCGGCGATCGCGCGGGAATTGGCGGCGAGCGGCTATCGCGTCGCGCTGATGTCGCCGTCGGGCAGCGCGGTGGCGCTCGGCGAGGAACTGGGCGGCTTCGGCATCGAGGGCTCGGTGACGGAAGAGGCCGATATCGACCGGCTCGTGCAGGAAGCGCTCGCGCGCTACGGCCGCATCGACGCGGTCGTGAACAACACCGGCCATCCGCCGAAGGGCGAACTGCTGGCGATCACCGACGACAACTGGCACGCGGGGCTCGACCTGATCCTGCTGAACGTGGTGCGCGTGATGCGCCGCGTGACGCCGATCTTCCAGAAGCAGGGCGGCGGCGCGGTGGTCAACATCTCGAGCTTCGCGGCGGATGCGCCCGAGCAGCCGATGCCCGTTTCGTCGGCGTTGCGCGCGGCGCTGAGCGCATGGACGCGCCTGTACGCGGAACGCTATGCGGCCGAGAACATCCGGATGAACGCGGTGCTGCCGGGCTTCGTCGACAGCTGGCCGGAAACGCCGGAGATCGTCGCGCGCATTCCGGCCGGCCGCTTCGGCAAGACCGGCGAGATCGCGAAGACGGTCGCGTTCCTGCTGTCGGACGGCGCGGGCTACATCACCGGGCAGAACATTCGCGTCGACGGCGCGATCGTCAAGGCGCTCTGAGCGGCACACGGGCGCGCGGGCCGCGCAAGCGTGTCCGCCCGCCGTGCAGCAGCAGCTACAAACGCGTACAAATCAGACAAATCCGCGATACATCGGACCTTTCAAATGGGCGACGCCGCGTGGCCAGGGCGCGCCGGATTGAAAGCCAAGGCGCGATCCCGCGCGCGGCATGTTCACTTTCCACTTCACGAAAGGAGATGCCGAACGATGTCTTCCACACCGTTTTCCCCGATGCGTCGCCACCTGCTGGCCACTTCCGTGGCCGCCGGGGTCTCGGCGATGCTGCCCACCGCGCTGCATGCCGCGACCGGCGCGAGCGGCATACGCCCGTTCACCGCGCACATTCCCGACGAAGCCGTGGCCGACCTGCGCCGTCGGATCGCCGCGACGCGCTGGCCGGGCCGTGAGACCGTCGCCGACGAATCGCAGGGCGTGCGGCTCGCGCGCATGCAGGCGCTGCTGCGCTACTGGGGCACCGACTACGACTGGCGCAAGGGCGAGGCGCGCCTGAACGGTTTCCCGATGTTCATCACGGAAATCGACGGGCTCGACATTCATTTCATTCACGTGCGGTCGCGGCACGAGAACGCGATGCCGATGATCATGACGCACGGCTGGCCCGGTTCGATCTTCGAGCTGCTGAAGGCGATCGGCCCGCTGACCGACCCGACCGCGCACGGCGCGAGCGCGGACGACGCGTTCCACGTCGTCGTGCCGTCGCTGCCGGGCTTCGGTTTTTCGGGCCGGCCGACGAAGACCGGCTGGGGTTCCGACCATATCGCGCGTGCGTGGGGCGAGCTGATGGCGCGGCTCGGCTATACGCGCTTCGTGTCGCAGGGCGGCGACTGCGGCTCGGTGATCTCGCATCGCATGGCGATGCAGCGCGTGCAGGGCCTGGCCGGGATTCACGTCAACATGCCGGCGACGGTGCCGCCGGACATCGCGACGCTGCTCGCGACCGATGCGCCCGCGC harbors:
- a CDS encoding SDR family oxidoreductase, giving the protein MTVEKVALITAAGKGMGAAIARELAASGYRVALMSPSGSAVALGEELGGFGIEGSVTEEADIDRLVQEALARYGRIDAVVNNTGHPPKGELLAITDDNWHAGLDLILLNVVRVMRRVTPIFQKQGGGAVVNISSFAADAPEQPMPVSSALRAALSAWTRLYAERYAAENIRMNAVLPGFVDSWPETPEIVARIPAGRFGKTGEIAKTVAFLLSDGAGYITGQNIRVDGAIVKAL
- a CDS encoding epoxide hydrolase family protein; amino-acid sequence: MSSTPFSPMRRHLLATSVAAGVSAMLPTALHAATGASGIRPFTAHIPDEAVADLRRRIAATRWPGRETVADESQGVRLARMQALLRYWGTDYDWRKGEARLNGFPMFITEIDGLDIHFIHVRSRHENAMPMIMTHGWPGSIFELLKAIGPLTDPTAHGASADDAFHVVVPSLPGFGFSGRPTKTGWGSDHIARAWGELMARLGYTRFVSQGGDCGSVISHRMAMQRVQGLAGIHVNMPATVPPDIATLLATDAPAPASLSPKERAAYEKLATFYRDNCGYSAMMVTRPQTVGYALADSPSGQAAWMYDKISQWTYSGGVPERSIPRDEILDDISLYWLTNTATSAAQIYWEDHSNNFNAVDISLPAAITVFPGEIYQAPRSWAERSYRNLIYFNEVDKGGHFAAWEEPELFAREVRAGFRPLRRA